A window of the Parabacteroides merdae ATCC 43184 genome harbors these coding sequences:
- the tnpB gene encoding IS66 family insertion sequence element accessory protein TnpB (TnpB, as the term is used for proteins encoded by IS66 family insertion elements, is considered an accessory protein, since TnpC, encoded by a neighboring gene, is a DDE family transposase.) produces MRKGINSLCGLVHDKMGYDVRLGDVFIFVNRSRTTMKLLHTEDGGMVLYIKRLEEGTFRLPSYDSESRSYPMEWRDLVLMVEGITDNPSDRLKRLKAGRKEGFY; encoded by the coding sequence ATGCGCAAAGGAATAAATTCCCTTTGTGGGCTTGTTCATGATAAAATGGGATATGACGTTCGACTTGGCGATGTGTTTATCTTTGTCAACCGAAGCAGAACAACCATGAAACTTCTGCATACCGAAGACGGAGGTATGGTTTTATACATAAAACGCCTTGAGGAAGGTACCTTTAGACTTCCTTCCTATGATAGTGAAAGCCGTTCCTATCCCATGGAATGGCGTGATTTAGTACTGATGGTGGAAGGCATAACCGATAATCCGAGTGATAGACTCAAACGTCTTAAAGCCGGTCGAAAAGAAGGATTTTATTGA
- a CDS encoding IS66-like element ISBvu3 family transposase, translating into MIHTDTMELIIKNQQEQIKGLLETNRTLVESNQKLMEQTGELQQKVQELLSQVAWLNRQLFGRKSEKLASLDPNQLALFDTLANPRQEETDLVETGVGTRTCKPDGKKKESRRNRELLEGLPVVEVIVEPDNVDLNRYRRIGEERTRTLEFEPGKLYVKETVRPKYGLKNNLSLPKEGESGVIIAPLPPSPIYKCLAGPSLLAEILLQKYEYHVPFYRQVKEYRHLGVRLPESTLSGWFKPVCELLSPLYSELVKLVTGSGYVQVDETTVRVINKGKGKTDKEYLWMVRAAMEKLVIFHYDDGSRSGQTIRNLLKDFKGYLQSDGYSAYNAFDGTKDVCLIACLAHIRRHMELALDENRSLAEYALKQIQELYHIEQIADARKLDAQGRCALRQRLATPILDSFEKWMEQTYGKVPPRSRMGQAITYTYPLWPRMKNYLKDGNLKIDNNLAENAIRPLTLSRKNFLFCGNHEAAENTAIICSLLATCKAQEINPREWLNDVIAKLPYYLERDSGKNVRELLPDVWKLEKSNTNPIGV; encoded by the coding sequence ATGATTCATACAGATACGATGGAACTAATAATCAAGAATCAACAGGAGCAAATAAAAGGGCTTCTGGAGACAAATCGTACCCTTGTAGAATCAAATCAGAAACTTATGGAACAGACGGGAGAACTGCAGCAAAAAGTACAGGAACTCCTGTCGCAAGTAGCCTGGTTAAACAGACAGCTTTTCGGCAGAAAGAGTGAAAAGCTGGCATCCTTGGATCCCAACCAGCTTGCCTTGTTTGATACCTTGGCTAATCCCAGGCAAGAGGAAACGGATCTTGTGGAGACTGGCGTAGGCACTAGGACATGTAAACCGGACGGAAAGAAAAAAGAATCCCGCCGTAATCGGGAACTGTTAGAGGGGCTGCCCGTTGTGGAAGTCATTGTCGAACCTGATAATGTGGATCTGAATCGATATCGTCGTATAGGTGAAGAGCGCACACGTACGCTTGAATTTGAACCGGGAAAGCTATATGTCAAAGAGACAGTACGTCCCAAATACGGACTCAAAAATAATTTAAGTCTTCCCAAAGAGGGTGAAAGCGGTGTCATAATAGCACCGCTTCCACCTTCCCCTATATACAAATGTCTGGCAGGACCTTCCTTGCTAGCCGAAATACTTCTGCAGAAATATGAATATCATGTTCCCTTTTACCGTCAGGTAAAGGAATACAGACATTTGGGTGTACGACTGCCGGAAAGTACTTTAAGCGGGTGGTTTAAGCCAGTATGTGAGTTATTAAGTCCTCTTTATTCGGAATTAGTAAAGCTCGTAACGGGCAGCGGATATGTTCAGGTCGACGAAACCACAGTACGGGTCATCAACAAAGGAAAGGGAAAAACCGATAAGGAGTATTTATGGATGGTCAGGGCAGCTATGGAAAAACTGGTCATCTTCCATTATGATGACGGTTCCCGATCCGGACAGACAATCAGAAATTTATTAAAGGACTTCAAAGGATATCTTCAAAGTGACGGATACAGTGCCTACAATGCGTTTGATGGCACTAAGGACGTGTGCCTTATTGCCTGTCTGGCCCATATCAGAAGACATATGGAGCTGGCACTGGATGAAAATAGATCACTTGCTGAATATGCTCTTAAACAAATACAGGAACTATATCATATTGAGCAGATAGCAGATGCCCGGAAACTCGATGCGCAGGGACGATGTGCACTCCGCCAGCGTTTGGCAACTCCCATACTTGACTCCTTTGAAAAATGGATGGAACAGACTTATGGCAAAGTACCACCAAGAAGTCGCATGGGACAAGCTATTACCTATACTTATCCTCTTTGGCCAAGAATGAAGAATTACCTGAAAGATGGAAATCTGAAAATCGATAATAATCTGGCGGAAAATGCGATTAGACCACTTACTTTGTCCAGAAAGAACTTCCTCTTTTGTGGTAACCACGAGGCAGCTGAAAATACAGCAATCATATGCTCACTATTAGCTACCTGTAAAGCACAGGAAATTAACCCAAGGGAATGGCTGAATGATGTCATAGCCAAACTTCCATACTATCTGGAAAGAGACTCCGGGAAAAATGTTCGTGAACTTCTTCCGGATGTTTGGAAGTTAGAGAAATCCAACACGAATCCAATTGGAGTTTAA
- the tnpA gene encoding IS66 family insertion sequence element accessory protein TnpA — MKRSMSKEEFLALYQRQQSSGLTIKDFCDNESYPASCFHYWKKKYGLSHPYTKHTEPTGDSFIPLNINHTPAIPTSSCGDRHVTIELPSGIKIHLNILSNPEIIYGLISKLCSHVLPE; from the coding sequence ATGAAACGATCAATGAGTAAAGAAGAGTTTTTAGCGCTATATCAGCGCCAACAGTCCAGCGGACTAACCATAAAGGATTTCTGTGATAATGAATCGTATCCTGCTTCCTGTTTTCATTATTGGAAGAAGAAATATGGATTGAGTCACCCATATACCAAACACACCGAACCTACAGGTGATTCGTTTATCCCTCTTAATATTAATCATACTCCTGCCATTCCCACTTCATCATGTGGTGACAGGCATGTAACCATAGAACTTCCATCCGGCATAAAGATCCACCTCAACATCCTAAGTAATCCGGAGATTATTTATGGCCTGATCAGTAAATTATGTAGCCATGTTCTGCCTGAATGA